The following coding sequences are from one Streptomyces angustmyceticus window:
- a CDS encoding 5-(carboxyamino)imidazole ribonucleotide synthase: MTFPVVGMVGGGQLARMTHEAGIPLGIKFKLLSDTPQDSAAQVVGDVVIGDYRDLDTLRAFARGCDVITFDHEHVPTEHLRALEADGIPVRPGPAALVHAQDKGVMRAKLDAIGVPCPRHRIVSDPADVERFAAEGDGFPVVLKTVRGGYDGKGVWVVRSSKEAAEPFRAGVPVLAEEKVDFTRELAANIVRSPHGQAVAYPVVESIQVDGVCDTVIAPAPGLDEELAGQAQELALRIAQELDVIGHLAVELFETADGRILVNELAMRPHNSGHWTQDGAITSQFANHVRAVLDLPLGDPRPRARWTVMANVLGGDYPDMYYAYLHCMARDPQLKIHMYGKDVKPGRKVGHVNTYGDDLADVRERAAHAAGYLRGTITE; the protein is encoded by the coding sequence GTGACGTTCCCGGTAGTCGGCATGGTCGGCGGCGGTCAGCTCGCCCGTATGACCCACGAGGCGGGTATCCCCCTCGGCATCAAGTTCAAGCTCCTCAGCGACACTCCGCAGGATTCCGCGGCCCAGGTCGTCGGTGATGTCGTCATCGGCGACTACCGCGATCTGGACACCCTGCGCGCGTTCGCTCGTGGCTGCGATGTGATCACCTTCGATCACGAGCACGTTCCCACCGAGCACTTGCGGGCACTGGAGGCCGACGGCATCCCCGTACGGCCGGGGCCCGCGGCGCTGGTGCACGCCCAGGACAAGGGGGTGATGCGGGCGAAGCTGGACGCGATCGGCGTGCCCTGTCCGCGGCACCGCATCGTCTCCGACCCCGCCGACGTCGAGCGGTTCGCGGCCGAGGGCGACGGCTTTCCCGTGGTCCTCAAGACCGTCCGCGGCGGCTACGACGGCAAGGGCGTCTGGGTCGTGCGATCCTCCAAGGAGGCCGCCGAGCCGTTCCGTGCCGGCGTGCCCGTCCTCGCGGAGGAGAAGGTCGATTTCACCCGCGAACTGGCCGCCAACATCGTCCGCTCCCCGCACGGCCAGGCCGTCGCCTACCCGGTCGTGGAGTCCATCCAGGTCGACGGCGTCTGCGACACCGTGATCGCGCCGGCGCCCGGCCTCGACGAGGAGCTCGCGGGCCAGGCCCAGGAGCTGGCGCTGCGCATCGCCCAGGAACTCGACGTCATCGGCCACCTCGCCGTCGAGCTCTTCGAGACCGCCGACGGCCGCATCCTGGTCAACGAGCTCGCCATGCGCCCGCACAACTCCGGCCACTGGACCCAGGACGGCGCGATCACCTCGCAGTTCGCCAACCACGTCCGCGCCGTGCTCGACCTCCCGCTCGGCGATCCGCGCCCGCGCGCCCGCTGGACGGTCATGGCCAACGTCCTCGGCGGCGACTACCCCGACATGTACTACGCGTACCTCCATTGCATGGCGCGGGACCCGCAGTTGAAGATCCATATGTACGGGAAGGACGTGAAGCCCGGCCGTAAGGTCGGCCACGTCAACACCTACGGCGACGACCTGGCGGATGTGCGCGAGCGCGCCGCACATGCCGCCGGCTACCTGCGAGGAACGATCACCGAATGA
- the purE gene encoding 5-(carboxyamino)imidazole ribonucleotide mutase has protein sequence MTPVSPEPNTDAPAAPSPVVGIVMGSDSDWPVMEAAAQALDEFEIPYEVDVVSAHRMPREMIAYGEEAAGRGLKAVIAGAGGAAHLPGMLASVTPLPVIGVPVPLKYLDGMDSLLSIVQMPAGVPVATVSVGGARNAGLLAARILATQDPELLDRMREFQQELNDQATEKGKRLRNKVASPAGFGFGGGK, from the coding sequence ATGACGCCCGTGTCGCCCGAACCGAACACCGACGCCCCCGCCGCCCCGTCCCCCGTGGTCGGCATCGTCATGGGCTCCGACTCCGACTGGCCCGTCATGGAGGCCGCCGCGCAGGCCCTCGACGAGTTCGAGATCCCCTACGAGGTCGACGTCGTCTCGGCGCACCGCATGCCGCGCGAGATGATCGCGTACGGCGAGGAGGCGGCCGGGCGCGGCCTGAAGGCGGTCATCGCGGGCGCCGGCGGCGCGGCCCACCTCCCCGGGATGCTCGCCTCCGTCACCCCGCTCCCGGTCATCGGTGTCCCCGTACCGCTCAAGTACCTGGACGGCATGGACTCCCTCCTCTCCATCGTGCAGATGCCCGCCGGGGTGCCGGTCGCCACCGTCTCCGTCGGCGGCGCCCGCAACGCCGGGCTGCTGGCCGCCCGCATCCTCGCCACCCAGGACCCCGAACTCCTCGACCGGATGCGGGAGTTCCAGCAGGAGCTGAACGACCAGGCCACCGAGAAGGGCAAGCGGCTGCGCAACAAGGTCGCCTCCCCGGCCGGCTTCGGCTTCGGGGGCGGTAAGTGA
- a CDS encoding dipeptidase, with product MSSSLETARDLLARWPVVDGHNDLPWALREQVRYDLDRRDIAADQSAHLHTDLPRLRAGGVGAQFWSVYVRADYAGDKAVSATLEQIDVVRELVARHPEALRLAHTADDMEAARAEGRIASLMGAEGGHSIHNSLATLRALHRLGVRYLTLTHNDTIDWADSATDEPRHQGLSAFGEEVVREMNRCGMLVDLSHVSADTMRDALRVSTAPVIFSHSSARAVCDHPRNIPDDVLAQLPANGGVAMATFVPKFVLPEAVAWTRRADENMRAHGLHHLDTTEAGMTVQRAFEAAHPRPMATAATVADHLDHMREVAGVDHIGIGGDFDGTAFTPADLADVAGYPNLIAELLDRKWSEADLAKLTWHNAVRALRAAQDVARAEQRRRGPSHATIEQLDG from the coding sequence GTGAGCTCCTCCCTGGAGACCGCCCGGGATCTGCTCGCCCGCTGGCCCGTCGTCGACGGCCACAACGACCTGCCCTGGGCGCTGCGCGAGCAGGTCCGCTACGACCTCGACCGGCGCGACATCGCCGCCGACCAGTCCGCGCACCTCCACACCGACCTGCCGCGGCTGCGGGCCGGCGGCGTCGGCGCCCAGTTCTGGTCGGTGTACGTCCGCGCCGACTACGCGGGCGACAAGGCCGTCAGCGCCACCCTCGAACAGATCGACGTGGTGCGGGAACTGGTCGCCCGCCACCCCGAGGCGCTGCGCCTCGCGCACACCGCCGACGACATGGAGGCCGCCCGCGCCGAGGGCCGGATCGCGTCCCTCATGGGCGCCGAGGGCGGCCACTCCATCCACAACTCGCTGGCCACCCTGCGCGCGCTGCACCGCCTGGGCGTGCGCTACCTGACGCTCACCCACAACGACACCATCGACTGGGCCGACTCCGCCACCGACGAGCCGCGCCACCAGGGCCTGTCGGCCTTCGGCGAGGAAGTCGTCCGGGAGATGAACCGCTGCGGGATGCTGGTCGACCTCTCGCACGTCTCGGCCGACACCATGCGCGACGCGCTGCGCGTCAGCACCGCGCCGGTGATCTTCTCGCACTCCTCCGCACGTGCCGTCTGCGACCATCCGCGCAACATCCCCGACGACGTGCTGGCGCAACTGCCCGCCAACGGCGGCGTCGCGATGGCCACGTTCGTCCCGAAGTTCGTGCTGCCGGAAGCGGTCGCCTGGACCCGGCGCGCCGACGAGAACATGCGCGCCCACGGCCTGCACCACCTCGACACCACCGAGGCGGGCATGACGGTCCAGCGGGCCTTCGAGGCCGCCCACCCCCGCCCGATGGCCACCGCGGCCACCGTCGCCGACCACCTCGACCACATGCGCGAGGTCGCCGGCGTCGACCACATCGGGATCGGCGGCGACTTCGACGGCACCGCCTTCACCCCGGCCGACCTCGCCGATGTCGCCGGCTACCCGAACCTGATCGCCGAGCTGCTGGACCGCAAGTGGTCCGAGGCCGACCTGGCCAAGCTCACCTGGCACAACGCCGTCCGCGCGCTGCGCGCCGCGCAGGACGTGGCGCGCGCCGAACAGCGGCGGCGCGGGCCGTCCCACGCGACCATCGAGCAACTGGACGGCTGA
- a CDS encoding VOC family protein → MTHITFGVVALDCPDPRALADFYAEMLGWRVTEEDEEWVEVAGPDGRVLAFQRVAGYRPPQWPGQEVPQQAHLDFDVPRAKIDEAERTIVALGAQLVQHDEGKQNWRVYLDPAGHPFCLCMR, encoded by the coding sequence ATGACCCACATCACGTTCGGCGTCGTCGCACTGGACTGTCCCGACCCCCGGGCCCTCGCGGATTTCTACGCGGAGATGCTCGGCTGGCGGGTGACCGAGGAAGACGAGGAGTGGGTCGAGGTCGCCGGGCCGGACGGCCGGGTTCTCGCCTTTCAGCGGGTGGCGGGCTACCGGCCGCCGCAGTGGCCGGGGCAGGAGGTGCCGCAGCAGGCGCACCTGGACTTCGACGTGCCGCGGGCGAAGATCGACGAGGCCGAGCGCACGATCGTCGCGCTGGGCGCCCAGCTCGTCCAGCACGACGAGGGGAAGCAGAACTGGCGGGTCTATCTCGACCCGGCCGGGCACCCGTTCTGTCTCTGCATGAGGTGA
- a CDS encoding UDP-glucose dehydrogenase family protein: MALKITVIGTGYLGATHAAAMAELGFEVLGLDVVPEKVEMLQRGEVPMYEPGLEELLRRHADGIEGSTGRLRFTTSYEEAGAFGDVHFVCVNTPQKHGEYACDMSYVERAFDALAPHLTRPTLVVGKSTVPVGSAARLAERLAAAAPAGADAELAWNPEFLREGFAVKDTLHPDRIVVGVADGRAEELLREVYATPIAEGSPFIVMDYPTSELVKTSANSFLATKISFINAMAEVCEAADGDVVKLAEAIGHDDRIGKKFLRAGIGFGGGCLPKDLRAFMARAGELGADQALTFLREIDSINMRRRGHMVELTRDAVGGGFLGKRVAVLGATFKPDSDDVRDSPALNVAGQIHLQGGQVTVYDPKGMENARRVFPTLGYADTALDAVRGADVVLHLTEWREFRELDPAALGDVVAERRILDGRNALDPDLWRKAGWTYRALGRPKA, from the coding sequence ATGGCCCTCAAGATCACCGTGATCGGCACCGGCTACCTCGGCGCGACCCACGCCGCGGCCATGGCCGAGCTGGGCTTCGAGGTGCTGGGGCTCGACGTGGTGCCCGAGAAGGTCGAGATGCTGCAGCGGGGCGAGGTCCCGATGTACGAGCCCGGCCTGGAGGAGCTGCTGCGCCGCCACGCCGACGGGATCGAGGGCTCGACCGGCCGGCTGCGCTTCACCACCTCCTACGAGGAGGCCGGCGCCTTCGGCGACGTCCACTTCGTCTGCGTGAACACCCCGCAGAAGCACGGCGAGTACGCCTGTGACATGAGTTATGTGGAGCGCGCCTTCGACGCGCTGGCCCCGCACCTGACCCGGCCCACCCTGGTGGTCGGCAAGTCGACGGTGCCGGTGGGCAGCGCCGCCCGGCTCGCCGAGCGGCTCGCCGCGGCCGCCCCCGCGGGCGCCGACGCCGAGCTGGCCTGGAACCCGGAGTTCCTGCGCGAGGGCTTCGCCGTCAAGGACACCCTGCACCCCGACCGGATCGTGGTGGGCGTCGCCGACGGGCGGGCCGAGGAGCTGCTGCGCGAGGTGTACGCCACCCCGATCGCCGAGGGCTCGCCGTTCATCGTCATGGACTACCCGACGTCCGAGCTGGTCAAGACCTCCGCCAACTCCTTCCTGGCGACCAAGATCTCCTTCATCAACGCCATGGCCGAGGTCTGCGAGGCGGCCGACGGCGACGTGGTGAAGCTCGCCGAGGCCATCGGGCACGACGACCGGATCGGCAAGAAGTTCCTCCGGGCCGGCATCGGCTTCGGCGGCGGCTGCCTGCCCAAGGACCTGCGGGCCTTCATGGCGCGCGCCGGCGAACTGGGCGCCGACCAGGCCCTGACCTTCCTCCGTGAGATCGACTCGATCAACATGCGGCGCCGCGGCCACATGGTCGAGCTCACCCGGGACGCGGTCGGCGGCGGCTTCCTCGGCAAGCGGGTCGCCGTCCTGGGCGCGACCTTCAAGCCGGACTCGGACGACGTCCGCGACTCCCCCGCCCTCAACGTCGCCGGCCAGATCCACCTTCAGGGCGGCCAGGTCACCGTCTACGACCCCAAGGGCATGGAGAACGCGCGGCGCGTCTTCCCGACGCTGGGCTACGCCGACACCGCCCTGGACGCGGTGCGCGGCGCCGACGTCGTGCTGCACCTCACGGAGTGGCGGGAGTTCCGCGAACTGGACCCCGCCGCGTTGGGCGACGTCGTCGCCGAACGCCGCATCCTCGACGGCCGCAACGCCCTCGACCCGGACCTGTGGCGCAAGGCGGGCTGGACGTACCGGGCACTCGGCAGGCCGAAGGCCTGA
- a CDS encoding acyl-CoA dehydrogenase family protein has translation MAGTADFDLYRPSEEHDMLRESVRSLAEAKIAPFAAAVDEEARFPQEALDALVANDLHAVHVPEIYGGAGADALATVIVIEEVARVCASSSLIPAVNKLGSLPVILSGSEELKAKYLGPLAKGDAMFSYCLSEPDAGSDAAGMKTKAVRDGDHYVLNGVKRWITNAGVSEYYTVMAVTDPEKRSRGISAFVVEKGDEGVSFGAPEKKLGIKGSPTREVYLDNVRIPADRMIGAEGTGFATAMKTLDHTRITIAAQALGIAQGALDYAKGYVQERKQFGKPIGDFQGVQFMLADMAMKVEAARQLTYAAAARSERISAGGKGEDLTFFGAAAKCYASDAAMEITTDAVQLLGGYGYTRDYPVERMMRDAKITQIYEGTNQVQRIVMARNLPQ, from the coding sequence GTGGCGGGAACCGCTGATTTCGATCTGTACCGGCCGTCCGAGGAGCACGACATGCTCCGCGAGTCGGTGCGCTCGCTCGCCGAGGCGAAGATCGCGCCGTTCGCCGCCGCGGTGGACGAGGAGGCCCGCTTCCCGCAGGAGGCGCTCGACGCACTGGTCGCCAACGACCTGCACGCCGTGCACGTACCGGAGATCTACGGCGGCGCCGGTGCCGACGCGCTGGCGACCGTCATCGTCATCGAGGAGGTGGCCCGCGTCTGCGCGTCGTCCTCCCTCATACCGGCGGTCAACAAGCTCGGCTCGCTCCCGGTGATCCTCTCCGGTTCCGAGGAGCTGAAGGCGAAGTACCTGGGCCCGCTGGCCAAGGGCGACGCGATGTTCTCGTACTGCCTGAGCGAGCCGGACGCCGGCTCCGACGCGGCCGGGATGAAGACCAAGGCCGTCCGCGACGGTGACCACTACGTCCTCAACGGCGTGAAGCGCTGGATCACCAACGCCGGCGTCAGCGAGTACTACACGGTGATGGCCGTCACCGACCCGGAGAAGCGCTCCCGGGGCATCTCGGCGTTCGTCGTCGAGAAGGGCGACGAGGGCGTCTCCTTCGGCGCCCCCGAGAAGAAACTCGGCATCAAGGGCTCCCCGACCCGCGAGGTCTACCTCGACAACGTCCGCATCCCCGCGGACCGCATGATCGGCGCCGAGGGCACCGGCTTCGCCACCGCCATGAAGACCCTGGACCACACCCGCATCACCATCGCGGCCCAGGCGCTCGGCATCGCCCAGGGCGCCCTGGACTACGCCAAGGGCTACGTCCAGGAGCGCAAGCAGTTCGGCAAGCCGATCGGCGACTTCCAGGGCGTGCAGTTCATGCTCGCCGACATGGCGATGAAGGTGGAGGCGGCCCGTCAGCTCACCTACGCCGCCGCGGCCCGCTCCGAGCGGATCTCGGCCGGCGGCAAGGGCGAGGACCTGACGTTCTTCGGCGCCGCCGCCAAGTGCTACGCCTCGGACGCCGCCATGGAGATCACCACGGACGCCGTCCAGCTGCTCGGCGGCTACGGCTACACCCGTGACTACCCGGTCGAGCGGATGATGCGGGACGCCAAGATCACGCAGATCTACGAGGGCACCAACCAGGTCCAGCGCATCGTGATGGCGCGCAACCTGCCGCAGTAG
- a CDS encoding LCP family protein — translation MNEWPNGWSGDQSGNRYGHGSGSAEPEGARAMPHVRRDAGPGYQRQEPPLPPSMSPRRGAAVPPQQSQGYDDAYDGYNTGQVYGGGRGGGGGYDDGYGSGRAGRPRPRWGKRIKWTVITLVAVLAVASVATYFWADGKLRRKVDLSKVIDRPETGDGTNYLIVGSDSREGMTAEQKRKLHTGSAEGKRTDSMMILHDGSNGPTLISLPRDSDVEIPTYVGSSSGKKYPGTGRHTKLNAAYAEDGPELLVRTVEYNTKLHIDHYVEIGFAGFANIVDAIGGVEMDIPKAFKDKNSGADFPAGKQTLNGQQALAFVRTRHAFAGQDLDRTKNQQKFLATLASQAATPATVLNPFKLYPTMGAGLDTLIVDKDMSLWSLGSMFFAMKGVTGGEGKSMNMPISGSTGGNLVWDKAKLHQLVQQLNNDEKVTVSGN, via the coding sequence ATGAATGAGTGGCCCAATGGGTGGTCCGGCGACCAGAGCGGCAACCGGTACGGACACGGCAGCGGCAGCGCCGAGCCGGAGGGTGCGCGCGCGATGCCCCATGTGCGTCGCGACGCGGGTCCCGGCTATCAGCGGCAGGAGCCGCCGCTGCCGCCGTCGATGTCCCCGCGCCGGGGCGCGGCGGTGCCGCCGCAGCAGTCCCAGGGCTACGACGACGCGTACGACGGCTACAACACCGGCCAGGTCTACGGCGGCGGCCGCGGTGGCGGTGGCGGCTACGACGACGGCTACGGCTCCGGCCGCGCCGGCCGGCCGCGCCCCCGCTGGGGCAAGCGCATCAAGTGGACGGTCATCACCCTGGTCGCCGTACTGGCGGTGGCCTCGGTCGCCACCTACTTCTGGGCCGACGGCAAGCTCCGCCGCAAGGTCGACCTGAGCAAGGTCATCGACCGCCCGGAGACCGGCGACGGCACCAACTACCTGATCGTCGGCTCGGACAGCCGCGAGGGCATGACCGCCGAGCAGAAGCGCAAGCTGCACACCGGCTCCGCCGAGGGCAAGCGCACCGACTCGATGATGATCCTGCACGACGGCAGCAACGGCCCGACGCTGATATCCCTGCCGCGCGACTCGGACGTGGAGATACCCACCTACGTCGGCTCGTCCTCCGGCAAGAAGTACCCGGGCACCGGACGGCACACCAAGCTCAACGCGGCCTACGCCGAGGACGGCCCCGAGCTGCTGGTGCGCACCGTCGAGTACAACACCAAGCTGCACATCGACCACTACGTCGAGATCGGCTTCGCGGGCTTCGCCAACATCGTGGACGCCATCGGCGGCGTCGAGATGGACATCCCCAAGGCGTTCAAGGACAAGAACTCCGGCGCCGACTTCCCGGCCGGCAAGCAGACGCTCAACGGCCAGCAGGCGCTCGCCTTCGTCCGCACCCGGCACGCCTTCGCCGGCCAGGACCTGGACCGTACGAAGAACCAGCAGAAGTTCCTGGCGACCCTGGCGAGCCAGGCCGCCACCCCCGCCACGGTCCTCAACCCCTTCAAGCTCTACCCGACGATGGGCGCCGGCCTGGACACCCTGATCGTCGACAAGGACATGAGCCTGTGGTCGCTGGGCAGCATGTTCTTCGCGATGAAGGGCGTGACCGGCGGCGAGGGCAAGTCGATGAACATGCCGATCTCCGGCAGCACCGGCGGCAACCTGGTCTGGGACAAGGCCAAGCTCCACCAGCTCGTCCAGCAGCTCAACAACGACGAGAAGGTCACGGTCTCCGGCAACTGA
- a CDS encoding acyl-CoA thioesterase, giving the protein MTELVTDSPEDEVVGKPTSASRITLSHIMTAGDTNLLGTVHGGVIMKLVDDAAGAVAGRHSGGPAVTASMDEMAFLEPVRIGDLVHVRAQVNWTGRSSMEVGVRVLAERWNESSPAQQVGSAYLVFAAVDEQGKPRRVPQVIPETERDKRRYQEAQIRRTHRLARRRAIMELRERRAAEGLDDA; this is encoded by the coding sequence ATGACCGAACTCGTCACCGACAGTCCCGAGGACGAGGTGGTGGGCAAGCCCACGTCCGCGTCCCGCATCACGCTCAGCCACATCATGACGGCGGGCGACACCAACCTCCTGGGGACGGTGCACGGCGGCGTGATCATGAAACTCGTCGACGACGCCGCGGGCGCCGTGGCGGGGCGCCACTCCGGCGGGCCCGCCGTGACCGCCTCGATGGACGAGATGGCCTTCCTCGAACCGGTCAGGATCGGCGACCTCGTCCATGTGCGCGCCCAGGTCAACTGGACCGGCCGCTCCTCGATGGAGGTCGGCGTCCGGGTCCTGGCCGAGCGCTGGAACGAGTCCAGCCCGGCCCAGCAGGTCGGCTCCGCCTACCTGGTCTTCGCCGCCGTCGACGAGCAGGGCAAGCCGCGGCGGGTGCCGCAGGTGATCCCGGAGACCGAGCGCGACAAGCGCCGCTACCAGGAGGCGCAGATCCGCCGGACGCACCGGCTCGCCCGGCGCCGCGCGATCATGGAGCTGCGCGAACGGCGCGCCGCGGAAGGACTCGACGACGCATAA
- a CDS encoding VanZ family protein, which yields MWQVVLGVTPTTVTLFLALALALAVALALWTAHAPGGAAPRTTARVLLSCWLLLLLMASLAPAQPVGSADATVWWRPGEGLFDLGAQLEPGELSMLVRRQLAQAALFVPGALLLRFALPRTTAAAAFLLGVGLCLAVETAQLLMRAGRVADVDDVLCAAAGSALGAGLALLGGPAAAVMRRRVLPRRAVRAAP from the coding sequence GTGTGGCAGGTCGTACTGGGCGTCACCCCCACGACGGTGACCCTCTTCCTGGCCCTGGCGCTGGCGCTGGCCGTGGCGCTCGCCCTGTGGACGGCGCACGCGCCCGGCGGCGCCGCGCCGCGCACCACGGCCCGGGTGCTGCTGTCCTGCTGGCTGTTGCTGCTGCTGATGGCGTCGCTCGCGCCGGCCCAGCCGGTCGGCTCCGCGGACGCGACGGTGTGGTGGCGCCCCGGTGAGGGGCTGTTCGATCTGGGCGCCCAGCTGGAGCCCGGGGAGCTGTCGATGCTGGTGCGGCGGCAGCTCGCCCAGGCCGCGCTGTTCGTGCCCGGAGCGCTGCTGCTGCGGTTCGCGCTGCCGCGCACCACGGCCGCCGCGGCGTTCCTGCTGGGCGTGGGGCTGTGCCTGGCCGTCGAGACGGCGCAGCTGCTGATGCGGGCCGGGCGGGTCGCCGACGTCGACGATGTGCTCTGCGCGGCGGCCGGCAGCGCCCTCGGCGCGGGGCTGGCGCTGCTCGGCGGGCCGGCGGCCGCCGTTATGCGTCGTCGAGTCCTTCCGCGGCGCGCCGTTCGCGCAGCTCCATGA